The Miscanthus floridulus cultivar M001 chromosome 7, ASM1932011v1, whole genome shotgun sequence genome includes a region encoding these proteins:
- the LOC136467358 gene encoding RAN GTPase-activating protein 2-like, translated as MDSTQDFQPRTFSIKLWPPSESTRLMLVERMTENLSTESIFSRKYGLLGKREAHENAKRIEELCFASADEHFKREPDGDGSSAVQLYAKETSKLMLEVLKKGPRTTAELEAPVADTPIVPADTPLVPADTVLDISGGKRAFIEADEAKELLSPLTKPGNSYKRICLSNRSFGIGAANVAGPILEAVKNQLTEVDISDFVAGRPEDEALDVMRIFSKALEGSVLRYLNISDNALGEKGVRAFSELLKSQESLEELYVMNDGISEEAAKALSELIPATEKLKVLHFHNNMTGDEGAIYIAEMVKRSPNVESFRCSATRIGSDGGVALSEALGTCTRLKKLDLRDNLFGVDAGLALSETLPKLPDLVELYLSDLNLENEGTKAIANALKQSAPQLEVLEMAGNEINARAAPNLAECLTAMQSLKKLTLAENELKDHGAVIIAKSLEDGHTDLKELDVSTNMLQRVGARCFARAVANKPAFVQLNINGNFISDEGIDEVKEILKAGKKSLDVLGSLDENEPDGEPDDEEEDEDAEGNEDELDSKLQSVKVEQDD; from the coding sequence ATGGATTCAACACAAGATTTCCAACCCAGGACATTCTCTATAAAGTTGTGGCCGCCAAGTGAAAGCACACGGCTCATGCTTGTTGAGAGGATGACAGAGAATCTGTCCACAGAGTCCATTTTCTCTCGCAAGTATGGTCTTTTGGGCAAGCGAGAGGCTCATGAGAATGCAAAAAGGATTGAAGAACTTTGCTTTGCCTCGGCTGATGAGCATTTCAAAAGGGAGCCAGATGGTGATGGGAGTTCTGCTGTCCAGCTGTATGCAAAGGAAACGAGTAAGCTGATGTTGGAAGTTCTGAAAAAAGGCCCAAGGACTACTGCAGAACTGGAGGCACCTGTAGCTGATACACCTATTGTGCCTGCTGATACACCTCTTGTGCCTGCTGATACTGTACTGGATATATCTGGCGGCAAGCGTGCTTTTATTGAGGCAGATGAAGCAAAGGAACTGCTGAGTCCACTCACCAAACCAGGAAATTCGTATAAAAGAATTTGCTTGAGCAACAGGAGCTTTGGTATTGGTGCTGCTAATGTTGCAGGGCCAATTCTTGAGGCAGTTAAGAATCAGCTCACAGAGGTTGATATCTCAGATTTTGTGGCAGGAAGGCCTGAggatgaagcacttgatgtgatgCGCATATTCTCCAAAGCATTAGAGGGTTCTGTCCTGAGATATCTGAATATATCTGACAATGCTTTGGGTGAGAAGGGTGTCAGGGCATTCAGTGAGCTCCTGAAATCACAGGAATCCCTGGAAGAACTCTATGTGATGAATGATGGCATATCAGAGGAAGCTGCAAAAGCTCTATCTGAGCTTATTCCTGCAACTGAGAAGCTCAAGGTTCTTCACTTCCACAACAATATGACTGGAGATGAAGGTGCTATCTATATCGCTGAGATGGTTAAGCGTTCCCCAAATGTAGAGAGTTTCAGGTGCTCAGCAACAAGGATAGGATCTGATGGTGGAGTCGCATTGTCTGAGGCATTAGGGACATGCACTCGTCTGAAGAAACTTGATCTCAGGGACAACTTGTTTGGTGTTGATGCGGGGTTAGCTCTCAGCGAAACCCTTCCAAAGCTTCCTGATCTTGTTGAGCTTTATCTCAGTGATCTCAATCTTGAGAACGAGGGTACAAAAGCAATTGCCAATGCCCTCAAACAGTCAGCGCCACAGTTGGAGGTCCTTGAAATGGCAGGAAATGAAATAAATGCCAGAGCAGCCCCAAATTTGGCAGAATGCCTAACAGCAATGCAGTCACTGAAGAAGCTGACCTTGGCTGAAAATGAACTGAAGGATCACGGTGCTGTGATTATTGCAAAATCATTGGAAGATGGCCACACAGATCTCAAGGAACTTGATGTGAGCACGAACATGCTGCAGAGGGTTGGAGCTCGGTGCTTTGCGCGGGCAGTTGCAAATAAACCAGCTTTTGTACAACTGAACATCAATGGAAATTTCATCTCCGATGAAGGGATTGATGAGGTGAAGGAAATTCTGAAGGCTGGTAAGAAATCCCTGGATGTTCTGGGCTCACTAGATGAGAATGAACCTGACGGGGAGCctgatgatgaggaagaggacgaggatgCTGAGGGCAACGAGGACGAGCTGGATTCGAAGCTGCAGAGTGTGAAGGTTGAGCAGGATGATTGA